A genomic region of Lachnoclostridium edouardi contains the following coding sequences:
- a CDS encoding sugar ABC transporter substrate-binding protein encodes MRKRVLGLLLGAAVAGALMTGCSGGGQTQTTEAGKTEASESVNPGESKEETGEAETESQGFNPDKEAGVSIEQIREEFGEAVPVPEGDLTIGAVAKQFQNEYWRTLKEGYEEGAKLAGEAGISVTVDVQAALDENDEQGQLAIVNNMINKKYSALLLSPISDGNLVPGVESALEKNIPVLNVNDGLIANAPNFVGPKADQNGELAAEWIAEKLGGEGQVAIVIGMPKAFAARQRTEGFENWMAENAPGIEIVAKQNADWDRNKAKELTETWLKNYPDLKAIFCNNDGMALGVVEAVKESEKDILVVGVDGIGEAYDSIRKGELSATIDSFPFYKAQIALECAFRELAGQELPRVIWTPQALIDSENVDTPATEIINWVPTEYAK; translated from the coding sequence ATGAGAAAACGAGTATTGGGACTTTTATTAGGGGCAGCAGTTGCAGGAGCTTTAATGACAGGGTGCAGCGGCGGAGGACAGACTCAGACAACAGAGGCAGGTAAAACAGAGGCCTCAGAAAGCGTTAACCCAGGAGAAAGCAAAGAGGAGACTGGGGAAGCAGAGACAGAAAGCCAGGGCTTTAACCCTGATAAGGAGGCCGGAGTTTCTATTGAGCAGATCAGAGAAGAATTTGGCGAGGCAGTGCCTGTGCCGGAAGGCGATCTGACAATCGGCGCAGTGGCAAAGCAGTTCCAGAATGAATATTGGCGCACATTAAAGGAAGGTTATGAAGAAGGCGCAAAGCTGGCAGGAGAAGCCGGAATTTCGGTAACTGTAGACGTGCAGGCAGCTTTAGATGAAAATGACGAGCAGGGCCAGCTGGCTATTGTAAACAATATGATTAATAAAAAGTATTCTGCTCTTTTACTGTCACCTATTTCTGACGGAAACCTGGTGCCTGGAGTGGAAAGCGCTTTAGAAAAGAATATTCCTGTGCTGAATGTAAACGATGGTTTAATTGCCAATGCTCCTAATTTTGTAGGACCAAAAGCAGATCAGAACGGAGAGCTGGCGGCAGAGTGGATTGCTGAAAAATTAGGCGGAGAAGGCCAGGTAGCTATTGTAATCGGTATGCCTAAGGCATTTGCAGCAAGACAGAGAACAGAGGGCTTTGAGAACTGGATGGCTGAAAATGCTCCTGGTATTGAAATTGTTGCAAAGCAGAATGCTGACTGGGACAGAAATAAGGCAAAAGAGCTGACAGAAACATGGCTGAAAAACTATCCTGATTTAAAAGCTATTTTCTGTAACAACGACGGTATGGCTTTAGGCGTTGTGGAGGCAGTAAAGGAATCTGAAAAAGATATTTTAGTTGTAGGCGTAGATGGAATCGGGGAAGCTTACGATTCTATTAGAAAAGGCGAATTAAGCGCTACTATTGACTCATTCCCATTCTATAAGGCTCAGATTGCATTAGAGTGCGCATTCAGAGAGCTGGCAGGACAGGAGCTTCCAAGAGTCATCTGGACACCTCAGGCATTAATTGACAGCGAGAATGTAGACACGCCGGCTACAGAAATTATTAATTGGGTACCGACAGAATACGCAAAATAA
- a CDS encoding ribokinase, protein MEKKVLVIGSLNYDIILNAERLPEKGETYVCKGADRCCGGKGGNQAAQCGKLNIKTYMAGRVGRDFSGEILLQGLKEAGVDTRLVEKDQTETGLGVVYALEDGSVYAGIVPGANSKVSKADVEKAACFMDENTVVILQLEIPVETVEYAVETAKKRGSRIILNTAPAGIVKEDILRQCDYVVANEVEAEVLTGKSITDKVSAGEAAACLARKLGNTCIFTLGSQGAVAGAGENIWFCPAYAVKAVETTGAGDSFIGGLAWGIIEGMEFSKILSQASMCSAITVQSPGGQPSMPTLSKVLEFRKKAADSPA, encoded by the coding sequence ATGGAGAAGAAGGTTCTGGTAATCGGAAGCCTGAATTATGATATTATCTTGAATGCAGAAAGACTTCCTGAAAAAGGGGAAACCTATGTCTGTAAAGGGGCGGACCGCTGCTGCGGCGGCAAAGGAGGAAATCAGGCCGCCCAGTGCGGAAAGCTGAACATAAAAACTTACATGGCAGGCAGAGTAGGCCGGGATTTTTCAGGAGAAATTCTCCTTCAGGGATTAAAAGAGGCGGGAGTGGATACCAGATTGGTGGAAAAGGATCAGACGGAAACTGGTTTAGGCGTGGTATATGCATTAGAGGACGGAAGCGTTTATGCAGGAATTGTTCCGGGAGCCAACAGTAAGGTATCTAAAGCCGACGTAGAAAAAGCCGCTTGTTTTATGGATGAGAACACAGTAGTAATTCTTCAACTGGAAATTCCTGTGGAAACTGTTGAATATGCAGTGGAAACAGCTAAAAAAAGAGGAAGCCGGATTATTCTTAATACAGCTCCGGCAGGAATTGTAAAGGAAGATATTTTAAGACAGTGCGATTATGTGGTTGCCAATGAAGTAGAAGCTGAGGTTTTAACAGGAAAAAGCATTACGGATAAGGTTTCAGCCGGAGAGGCTGCTGCTTGTTTGGCCAGAAAGCTGGGAAATACTTGTATTTTCACTTTAGGAAGCCAGGGGGCTGTAGCTGGGGCGGGAGAAAATATATGGTTTTGTCCTGCATATGCTGTAAAAGCTGTGGAGACTACAGGAGCAGGCGATTCCTTTATTGGAGGATTGGCCTGGGGAATCATTGAAGGCATGGAATTTTCTAAAATTCTTTCCCAAGCCTCCATGTGCAGCGCTATTACAGTACAAAGCCCGGGAGGACAGCCCTCCATGCCTACCTTGTCTAAGGTGCTGGAATTCAGGAAAAAAGCAGCAGATTCTCCGGCGTGA
- a CDS encoding DeoR/GlpR family DNA-binding transcription regulator, whose product MSTGGNVMIPYERRQILLAELEKQDMVSLEAFGKALKGVSESTIRRDLKTLENEGQIVLLRGGAAKIKTGSYDTPIFSRDLYKVKEKEMIARAAAELVSDGEAIYIDSGSTCLKMISYLKNKKITVVTTNAMIVPKILETDIDVIMIGGDVLKATASIVGSMADNSLKNMYFDRAFIGATGYDLLSGINTPDSREANKKKIVKENSHQVYVLADSSKAGKRTMCKAFELSECIVITEKETELLKEHGNYIIASE is encoded by the coding sequence ATGAGTACAGGGGGAAATGTAATGATTCCTTATGAGAGAAGGCAGATTCTGCTGGCAGAGCTGGAAAAACAGGATATGGTAAGCCTGGAAGCGTTTGGAAAGGCCCTGAAGGGAGTGTCTGAGTCTACCATCAGGCGAGATCTGAAAACATTAGAAAATGAAGGCCAGATTGTCCTTTTAAGAGGAGGAGCGGCGAAGATTAAAACAGGCTCTTACGATACGCCTATTTTTTCCAGAGATTTATATAAGGTAAAAGAAAAAGAAATGATTGCCAGGGCGGCTGCAGAATTAGTTTCAGACGGAGAGGCCATATATATTGATTCCGGCAGCACATGCCTGAAAATGATTTCTTATTTAAAAAACAAAAAAATAACTGTGGTGACTACAAATGCAATGATTGTGCCTAAGATTCTGGAAACAGATATTGATGTGATTATGATTGGCGGAGATGTGTTAAAGGCTACTGCATCCATTGTGGGCAGCATGGCGGACAATTCTTTAAAAAATATGTATTTTGACAGGGCTTTTATCGGGGCTACAGGATATGATCTGCTGTCCGGCATCAATACTCCTGACAGCAGGGAAGCCAATAAGAAAAAAATTGTCAAGGAAAATTCCCACCAGGTTTATGTGCTGGCGGACAGCTCTAAGGCCGGTAAAAGAACAATGTGCAAGGCATTTGAATTGTCAGAATGTATAGTAATTACAGAAAAGGAGACAGAGCTGTTAAAGGAACACGGCAATTATATCATTGCGTCCGAATAA
- a CDS encoding sugar phosphate isomerase/epimerase family protein gives MKFSGRMNSFIFKGKYDLLQTIDEYRKMEGITHLEFNYPEHVVGYDLDEIKKHMGDLKVNGVALRFRGEQFVDGEFTNPKEGRGEEAVKLCLEAVDACCALGGSVVTIWLGYDGFDYPFQVDYERNWNIIVDSFRKVAEYAEPKGIKISIEYKPCEPRAYSMVDGIGLSLQVVKEVNKPNIGLTLDYCHMLMKRENPAYSLVLAAKDHKLYGLHMNDGYGELDNGLIFGSVTIPQALEFVYYLKKYNYDGVIFFDSFPVREEAKEEVEANIKTFQKLSDAIDQYGMDQVEKVIKQQDGVQSQKLVLDMLLAKK, from the coding sequence ATGAAATTTTCTGGAAGAATGAATTCTTTTATCTTTAAAGGAAAATATGATCTGCTGCAGACCATAGATGAGTACCGGAAAATGGAAGGAATCACTCACCTGGAGTTTAATTATCCGGAACATGTTGTTGGGTATGATCTGGATGAAATTAAAAAACATATGGGTGATCTGAAGGTGAATGGAGTAGCTTTACGATTTAGAGGAGAGCAGTTTGTAGATGGGGAATTTACAAATCCTAAAGAAGGACGAGGGGAGGAAGCAGTAAAATTATGTCTGGAGGCAGTAGACGCCTGCTGTGCTTTAGGCGGTTCTGTAGTGACAATTTGGCTGGGATACGACGGATTTGATTATCCTTTCCAGGTAGATTATGAAAGAAACTGGAACATTATTGTAGATTCTTTTCGGAAAGTAGCAGAGTATGCGGAACCAAAAGGAATTAAAATCAGTATTGAATATAAGCCCTGCGAGCCAAGAGCCTATTCTATGGTAGACGGAATCGGATTAAGCCTTCAGGTTGTAAAAGAGGTGAACAAACCTAATATAGGTCTTACCTTAGATTACTGCCATATGCTGATGAAAAGAGAAAATCCTGCATATTCTTTGGTTCTGGCGGCAAAAGACCACAAGCTTTATGGCCTGCATATGAACGACGGATATGGAGAGCTGGACAACGGTTTAATCTTTGGCTCTGTTACAATTCCTCAGGCTTTGGAATTTGTTTATTATTTAAAAAAATATAATTATGACGGCGTTATATTCTTTGATTCATTCCCCGTAAGGGAGGAAGCAAAAGAGGAAGTGGAAGCGAATATAAAGACTTTTCAAAAGCTTTCAGATGCAATAGATCAATATGGCATGGATCAGGTAGAAAAGGTTATTAAGCAGCAGGACGGGGTACAGTCTCAGAAGCTGGTATTAGATATGCTTTTAGCAAAAAAATAA
- a CDS encoding ABC transporter permease, with protein sequence MSEQNGERKRSGFSLWLGGMSRELAVLAALLVMIVIFAAIDSSYVTVGNFVDIVKQATINGIIAIGITFAIITGGIDLSVGSTFAIVIVAVGQMTVHGVPPVPAIALGAVLGTVMGSANGLLVTKMKLQPFIATLGTMSVFRGIAYVVTGGWPVLNIPDSYRKALGAKVIGDVPVSIFVLLAIAIVAHVLLKKTRFGNYLFAVGGNEEAAKLSGVNVDRTKILAYCMCGFCVAFAGMIMLANLGTGEPATGQGYELDAIAASAIGGTRMSGGKGSILGTFLGALLLAALKIGLIITGVSTFWQYIVTGIIIVIAAYFEVIQSKLSARFSKTKA encoded by the coding sequence ATGAGTGAACAAAACGGTGAAAGAAAAAGATCAGGTTTTTCCCTTTGGCTGGGGGGAATGAGCCGAGAGCTGGCGGTTTTGGCAGCTCTTCTTGTAATGATAGTAATATTTGCAGCCATTGATTCTTCCTATGTAACAGTAGGAAACTTTGTAGATATTGTAAAACAGGCCACAATCAACGGAATTATTGCTATTGGAATCACTTTTGCCATTATTACAGGCGGAATTGACCTGTCTGTGGGAAGTACATTTGCCATTGTAATTGTAGCTGTAGGGCAGATGACAGTACATGGGGTTCCTCCTGTTCCGGCCATTGCCTTAGGCGCGGTTTTGGGAACAGTTATGGGCTCTGCCAACGGCCTTCTTGTTACAAAAATGAAGCTGCAGCCTTTTATTGCCACCTTAGGCACCATGAGTGTATTCCGCGGTATTGCTTATGTTGTAACTGGAGGATGGCCTGTGCTTAATATTCCTGACAGCTACAGAAAAGCATTAGGCGCTAAAGTAATAGGAGATGTGCCTGTATCTATATTTGTGCTTTTGGCCATTGCCATTGTAGCTCACGTGCTGTTAAAGAAAACCAGATTTGGAAATTATCTGTTTGCAGTAGGCGGAAATGAGGAGGCGGCAAAGCTTTCCGGAGTAAATGTAGACAGGACAAAGATTTTAGCTTATTGTATGTGCGGATTTTGCGTGGCCTTTGCAGGCATGATTATGTTGGCCAATTTAGGTACAGGAGAGCCGGCTACAGGCCAGGGCTATGAATTAGACGCCATCGCAGCCTCAGCTATTGGAGGAACCAGAATGTCAGGAGGAAAGGGAAGTATTCTGGGAACATTTTTAGGAGCACTGCTTTTAGCCGCCTTAAAAATCGGATTGATTATTACAGGCGTCAGCACATTCTGGCAGTACATTGTAACTGGTATTATTATTGTTATTGCCGCTTATTTTGAGGTGATTCAAAGCAAGCTGTCAGCTCGTTTTTCTAAGACAAAGGCATAA
- a CDS encoding sugar ABC transporter ATP-binding protein, which produces MDHVIDFKHIEKQFSGVKVLKDISFYVGKGEVHALLGENGAGKSTLLNILHGVYQEYEGEVWLEGKKVVFKNPNEAITKGGIVKVHQEVNVVRDLTVGQNITLGYEPCKGGMVDYKKLNCTVNEILNKLNCEFRAEDNAGKLTAGQMQMLAIAKALFHHAKVISLDEPTASLTTSETEALFRIINELKAEGITILYVSHRLEEIFRICDRATILRDGEYITTLNVADIDRSTLIRHMVGRDVNAVASRLEESCCGEEVVLKVEDFSRKGVFENINFSLHKGEILGFAGLVGAGRTEVMRAIFGADQKTSGKVWIKGKEANIKTTRDGLKWGIGLLPEERKTQGFVNVMNNIDNTALSSLEKYMTGFFIDNGKKRANYVHYEKELNINPKRPDYMTQNMSGGNQQKIILARWLSTNVDILIFDEPTKGVDVAAKAEIYRLMEELVHSGKSIIVVSSELPEIMGISDRIIIMCEGRKTGELMRGEFTEPAILNFAMGGKKDE; this is translated from the coding sequence ATGGATCATGTAATTGATTTTAAGCATATTGAAAAACAGTTTTCCGGGGTAAAGGTATTAAAGGACATTAGCTTTTATGTTGGAAAAGGAGAGGTTCACGCTCTTTTAGGAGAAAATGGAGCCGGAAAATCTACGCTTTTGAATATTCTTCATGGAGTTTACCAGGAATATGAGGGAGAAGTGTGGCTGGAAGGTAAAAAGGTAGTATTTAAAAATCCCAACGAGGCGATTACAAAAGGAGGGATTGTAAAGGTACACCAGGAGGTTAACGTAGTAAGAGACCTGACGGTGGGGCAGAATATTACTTTAGGCTACGAACCATGTAAAGGCGGTATGGTTGACTACAAAAAGCTGAACTGCACAGTAAATGAAATATTAAATAAATTAAATTGTGAGTTCCGGGCTGAAGACAACGCAGGAAAACTAACTGCAGGACAAATGCAGATGTTAGCCATTGCAAAGGCGCTTTTCCACCATGCGAAAGTAATTTCCCTGGACGAGCCCACTGCCTCTTTAACAACCAGCGAGACAGAAGCCCTGTTCCGGATTATTAATGAGCTGAAGGCAGAGGGAATTACTATTTTATATGTAAGTCACAGATTGGAAGAAATATTCAGAATCTGTGACAGAGCCACAATATTAAGAGACGGAGAATATATTACCACATTAAACGTGGCAGACATAGACAGAAGTACTTTAATCCGCCATATGGTAGGCCGGGACGTTAACGCAGTGGCCTCCAGGCTGGAGGAAAGCTGTTGTGGGGAAGAAGTTGTTCTCAAGGTGGAAGACTTTAGCAGGAAAGGCGTGTTTGAAAATATTAATTTCTCCCTCCACAAAGGGGAAATTTTAGGATTTGCCGGACTGGTGGGGGCAGGCAGAACCGAGGTTATGAGAGCTATTTTTGGGGCTGATCAGAAAACCTCAGGAAAGGTTTGGATAAAAGGAAAAGAAGCAAATATTAAAACCACCAGGGATGGACTAAAATGGGGAATCGGACTTTTGCCGGAGGAAAGAAAAACCCAGGGCTTTGTAAATGTAATGAATAACATTGACAATACCGCCTTATCTTCTCTGGAAAAATATATGACAGGATTTTTTATTGATAATGGAAAAAAACGGGCTAATTATGTTCACTACGAAAAGGAGCTAAATATTAACCCTAAAAGACCAGATTATATGACCCAGAATATGTCTGGAGGAAACCAGCAGAAAATTATTCTGGCCAGATGGCTTTCCACAAATGTAGATATTCTGATTTTCGACGAGCCTACAAAGGGCGTGGACGTGGCGGCGAAAGCAGAAATTTACAGATTAATGGAAGAGCTGGTGCACAGCGGGAAATCTATTATTGTAGTGTCCTCTGAGCTTCCGGAAATTATGGGAATCAGCGACAGGATTATTATTATGTGCGAGGGAAGAAAAACAGGGGAGCTAATGAGAGGAGAATTTACAGAGCCGGCAATTTTAAACTTTGCTATGGGAGGAAAAAAGGATGAGTGA